The nucleotide window CGGCGGAGGGGCCGTGGGCAGTCCTCAAGAAAAGGCTCTACTCGAAGATTTACACGGACTTCGAGACCTTAATGTGGGATGCAACGAGGTTCCTACGCTCCATATCCAAGAGAGTAAATGACCTTACGTATAGTGTGAAGAGGTGCGGTGAACCTTGGACGTCAATACTGAGTGAAGTTTTCTTGCCCTTTAAAGTCTGACGAAGTATAATAAACGATGAGAAACTATGTCGTAAGAACTAGCTGAATAGCTGAAACTTTTTCAAATGTAACGTAAAGTTCACACGCGTTCACTGATAATTTTCTGAGGAAGGTTTCGGATCTAATAGGATTTTTAAACGATATATAATATTAATCCTTTGTTTCTTAGACTTAATAGAAGCCATTTACCTTCACATAATCCTCAACCCATTCATAAATATTGGAGAAATGGAACTTCTTATGTTTCGTAGTATTAACTATTCGAGATATTCGCCCGCTCTGTAACATACGGAGTGTATAACTCTATGTTATTACTACTAGGCTTGCAAATCACACAGTTAAATAGAACTTATCAACTAAGAGTTCTTGAACTTTTCTCAAACTTAATTTTGGATTATGAGGGAAACTTATAAGGTTTATGGAAAACATTTCTACTAACTTTGACTCTCCGCTCCTCCCTTTATTTTCTGTAACGTACTTTTAATCTCTTCAGCCTCTTTTTCTCCCCTATATTTACTCACTAACGAAATGAACGCATTTATTTCATCCTCAGTCATGGATTCTTGCATAAGCGGGCTTAGCTTAGATAAAAACTCCCTGTACAAATTTTCCAAGACTTCCGTATATTCAGGTAATGTTAAAGCTGGCATGTCATCTAGTAATGATATTATCGAAGATGAAATGGAGGAAAGTAGATCCTTTAGGACACCCTTAAAGGCTACAGCTTGTTGTTGTTTCTCCATCTTACTAATATCCTCTACTTTCTTCTTCAACTCGCTCAAATTTTTAGCTAATCTATACTTGTGAAATTCCAAATTAATAATAGCGTTTCTTACGCTCTTTGACGCTATGTATCTTATCTCATCCCCGTCTTTTAGAACGTTAATGTAACCTTTTAAGTAAAGGTTCTCAATTGTTTCTTGGATAGTGTTTCTAGATAAGATATAACCTAATGCTGATAGTTGTGAATAAGTGGTCCCACTAGGTCCTGCTTGGGCTATTGCAACTAATACTAACCTTTCCCTCTTGCTTAGAAATTCCATTTGGAAATGAATAGTAGTTAAAGATTAAAAAGCTAATAAGGAATATGGAATGTGATAAAGGTTAGCGCACCTGGCAAAATACTTTGGATAGGAAGTTACAGCGTAGTTTTTGGAGGCATATCACATGTAATAGCAGTTAATAAGAGAGTGAGTTGTAGTTTGAGAGAAATTAAAGAGAAGGATAGTTTAATTTTCCATACTAGTTATGGGCACTTCAAAAATTCTGGTAATGAGTTAATTAATTCAGTCCTAGATACTTTTAGAGAAAGGCTTTCACAACTTCCTCAAGGTTATGAAATAGATCTATATAACGATAAGGAGTTTATAATAGATGGTAAAAAAACGGGACTAGGTAGTTCTTCGGCTGCTACAGTTTCCCTTACCGCTTGTCTGTATTACGCTATCCACGGCAAACTGGATTTGTTTGAGATACATAAATTGGCACAAATTGCCAACTATAAGAGACAAAAGGGAATTGGTAGTGGGTTTGACATAGCTTCAGCTGTTTTTGGTAGCATAGTTTACAAGAGATTTACTGATTTAGATAAGATGGACTTCTATTTCGAAAAACTCAATTTGGGAAATTACGATATGATGCTTGGATTTACGGGAAAGAGTTCTGAAACCGTGGGTTTGGTTAGGAAATTTGTAGAGAAGAGTAATTTGGATGATTTTAAGGAAATAATGAGGCTTATAGATGAGGAGAATTATATGGCAATCAAACTCATAAAATTGAATAAGCTTGACGAGGCTGTGGAGCACATAAAGTTAGGAAGGAAGTATTTGAATTATATAGCTGAGCGTATTGTTGGTGTTAAACTGGTAAGTAAAATGGAGGAGGAGTTGATAAAAATAGCAGAAGAGGAAGGTGCGTTAGTAGCCTTATCTCCTGGGGCAGGTGGGGGAGATTCAATTTTTGCATTAGGCAATGATTTAAATAGGGTAAGGGAGGCGTGGAGTAAAAGAGGTATTTTCATAATTGATGTGAAAGAA belongs to Saccharolobus solfataricus and includes:
- a CDS encoding phosphomevalonate kinase is translated as MIKVSAPGKILWIGSYSVVFGGISHVIAVNKRVSCSLREIKEKDSLIFHTSYGHFKNSGNELINSVLDTFRERLSQLPQGYEIDLYNDKEFIIDGKKTGLGSSSAATVSLTACLYYAIHGKLDLFEIHKLAQIANYKRQKGIGSGFDIASAVFGSIVYKRFTDLDKMDFYFEKLNLGNYDMMLGFTGKSSETVGLVRKFVEKSNLDDFKEIMRLIDEENYMAIKLIKLNKLDEAVEHIKLGRKYLNYIAERIVGVKLVSKMEEELIKIAEEEGALVALSPGAGGGDSIFALGNDLNRVREAWSKRGIFIIDVKEDEGLRLESN